The following nucleotide sequence is from Hippopotamus amphibius kiboko isolate mHipAmp2 chromosome 11, mHipAmp2.hap2, whole genome shotgun sequence.
GCCTCGAGCCTTCTGCTGCGCCATGTCCAGAAGGGAGGATCTGGGCTTGTTTCCCAGGTGTCTTTCAAGGTGGCCAGTGCCCAGCCCAGACACCGCTTTGTGTGGGGGCCCAGAGGGGGTGCTCAGAGGGGAGGTGACCAGGTACACCGGGGAGAAGCAACATCCGATCCTTTAGTGTTCAAAGTGAGAGCTCAGGGAAATACGTAACAAAGGTAAGTTTGGTTCTTCGTTACATTCGGGGTCAGCTGGTGGTGGGGAGAAGAGTGTGGTTCTCTGCGGACAGGGGTCCTGCACCCGGCCAGGTGTCCCACCCTCGTTGCTGCCGGCGGGCTGTGAGATTTTAACACACCGGCCGAGCTGCAGCGGGCTGACGGAGCCGGGTCTGCAGCCCGTgcccgggggcggcggggaccttgGCCGCACCCCCAGGGCTTGCACTTGGATCAAGCAGGTGCTCTGGAAGATCCTAACCGTAGTGTTGGGTGGAGACCCGGGGCTCCTGGCAGAATAGAAGTGGGGCTTCTGATGTGAAGAGTCTTAGGGCCGCGTGGGGTCCTGCTGTGCTGTCGTCAGATGTTCCCTGAGAGACACTCCTTTCTGTGCTGACTCTGCGAATTGCTGTTCCAGGCAGACTGTACGGGAGAGGAGCCACGGATGACAAGGGACCCGTGGCCGGCTGGCTGAACGCCCTGGAAGCCTTCAAGAAAACCAGTCAGGTATGCCGCCCGCCTGGCTGCCCGAGTCACCTCCTGCACCTGCGGGCGCAGAGTGGGACTTTCTGTTCCAGAACAGCCCGCAGGGATCAAAGATCACAGGCCAGGAGACGGCACGCTGCTGCCAAACTGCAGCAGCACTGCTGGCCACGTTCCAGCTCAGAGGGTGTTTTCCAGTTTTAGGAAACGTTGAAGGTGCAGTGGTTTCACAGTTGTCCCAAGGTGACCCTGTTGGTGGCTTGTCAGCAAGGAGGCGAGGGTTCTGGGCGCTGACTGCACCTGGGGAGTGGGCGCTGGCCAGCACGCTCAGGCTGGGAGCTCCTCGCGATGCGTCCTTCTCAGCGTGACGGGCTGCAGCCACGCTCGTGCCTGGTGGCCCAGTGCCTGGGGGCTGAGGGTCTGTGCGGGCCACACACCGCCTGCCCAGTGGTCGGTCTGGAGGAAGTTGGGTACTTGAAATGCGTGATTTCACAACATTTGGTAGCTTCCTGGCTGTTGTTTCTAAGAAGTGAAAGTCTGTGAGTGCTGAGTGCCTGCTCTCACCGTCCCCGTCACAGGAAGTTCCTGTCAACGTCCGCTTCTGTCTGGAGGGCATGGAGGAGTCGGGCTCTGAAGGCCTGGATGCGCTGATCTTCGCCCAGAAGGACGCGTTCTTCAAGGACGTGGACTACGTCTGCATCTCCGACAACTACTGGCTGGGAAAGAACAAGCCCTGCATCACCTACGGGCTCCGGGGCATCTGCTACTTCTTCATTGAGGTCCGTGCAGGGCCGTGCGGGAGCTGCCGGGAGGGCCCACGCGCTCTCCTGTGATTGGCATTGCCAAGAGGATGTTTTGGTGGTTGCCAACGTTTTCTCATGTAGGACGCGCCTTGCTTTGCTTGTTGAGGGAGCAGGTTTTGATTTTGAGAATTGTCGTGTGAATGTTCTGTGCTCCCTTGACTGTCGTTTGGTAAGAACGAGCTCCCGTGAGCAGCCGAGCAGGGTGGCCGTGTGTCCGCAGGTGGAGTGCAGCGACAGGGACCTGCACTCCGGTGTGTACGGCGGCTCGGTGCACGAGGCCATGACCGACCTCATCACGCTGATGGGTGAGCACGGGCTCCGTCACGGTCACCGCTGGGCGACGGGGAGGGCGGTTGGCGTGGGTgctgcctccaggctgcgtcGGCGTCCTCTCTCCCCCCACTCCGCGTGCGCTTTAGAAGACCCGCGTGCTTCATTCTGCCTCCCCTGCGTCAGCGCGTCCTCCCTTGTGCGCAGGGCCGCTCCGGTACCCCGCCTGCCCCACCCCGGAGCCACGGCCGTCCTTCCCCGGACACTGCTGTGTCCTCCGTCCCTGGAGGCACACGCTTCGGTCCGGTTGACGTGGCCGCTGGCCGCAGTGGGTCCGCGCGCTCAGCCCTTGGGGAGCGGGGCCCGAGGCCCTCTCGCCTGGCGCGCGGCCCCGCCCACGCGGGCCGAGTCCCGTTTCCTTCCCAGGTGGCGGGGCTGCTGTTCTAGGAGCAGGGTTTCCCTCCTCCGCCTGGGGGCAGGTCGTTTCTTGTGGAATGTGCATTGCAAGGGAACCCAGGGCAGCCTTGGGGTGTCTAGGGCAGGCCTGCGGGAGCCGCTTTGCTCCGTGCGCACCCTGCTCTGTGGCCACCGACGGGTCACCTGACTTCCCTATCTCCGTCTCTTTATCTTAAATGGAAGGTgacccctgctctcctccccggGCTGTGATGGGAACGGAGTGACCTGGGAAGCGCAGGTGCTTCGGCAGTGCCCGGGCCACGTGCACACTGAGCGCTCATCCCTGCCCCCCCAGGCTGCCTGATGGACCAGAAGGGGAAGATCCTCGTCCCCGGCATCAGCGAGGCGGTGGCCCCCGTGacggaggaggagctggagctcTACGACAAGATCGACTTCGACCTGGAGGAGTACGCCCGGGACGTGGGGGCAGAGACCCTGTTGCACGACGGCAAGGTGCTGCCCGGGCGCCGGTGTGGCCTGTCCACCCTCAGGCTCCCAGTGTCCCGGGGCCCCGGGGAGGAGGCTGAGGTCTGGACAGACTTGGGCGTCCCCCAGACAGTGCAGAAGCCAGAAGGCACCGTGCTCCAGGCTGGGAGGCGGGAGCTCTTGGAACTTGTAGGGAAGTTACTTTATCACCGGCCCAGAGATGGTTTAGCCTTCCTAACAGCACCAGTGCTAGGGCAGAAGCTGTTTCCACAAAATGTTTACTGAACGGTCAGGAGAAGATTGTGTGGTGACTTTTCTCTTAGCATAGTTCCTGGTTTATAAGGTCTGGACGTACGTTCACGTGCAATTTAGCCAAGCTTTAGTTGAATTGCAGCGGCAGGCCCTGGGGATAGAAGAGGAACACGGCCGGGCTTTGCCCTTGAGTGTCACCTCTCTAGGTGACAGATAGGCGGAGAAGCATTAGGGGATGTGTGGAGGCCGCCGTGGGGTGGTCTGCAGCCTGGGAGGGGTGAGGCTCCTCAGACAGGAGCGCCACGAGGCCTGCGGGAGACGGGGGAGCCGAGTAGCGGAGCGGGGCTTAACTGTCCCGCTGtttggcgggggggggcggggggggggggcggggggtgggcagcTGGTGGGGCCTGGGATTCGGACTGAAAATGCCTGATGTGAGGGCCTCTGGCCTGCCGAGGGCTTGTGTGCTGTCCTGGAAGACGGCCATGTGACCGGTGTGGAGTAGAGGGATGAGCTGATGAGACCTCGCTGTGGACAGACTGTGGGCAGGGGCTGTACGGGCAAGGGGTGCGGCGGGATAGGAGCTGAGGCCGTGAGGCTGGGGGGCCGCTAGGCTactgtggggggtgagggggacagggaggtgggggaggggagctcctCGGGCTCCGGACACATCCGAGAGGACCGAGTGGAGTAAGAACTTCACAGCAGGAGCTGAGAGGGGATCCTCACTGGCAGACGCTGTGACCAGGAGAGACTCGTCCCGGGGAGGACGCGTCTGGGGGAAGTTGGGCTCTGAACACGTTTGCATTTCCCCCGCGCTGCTGCCTTCCGGTAATGACTGCCTTTGCACGAGGTGTCTGCTGTAGCGCTGTGTACGTTCCTTCTGGGCGTCAGTGGGCTCTTTGGTTCACAGACAAGCCCAGAGTTACGTGCTGAGTCGCCGAGGAAGCCCAGGGGTTCAGGTGGCTGCGTGTCCTCCCCTGACGCATCCTGTGCCTCTTCTGGGACGCGAGGGGCATCAGAGGCGCCTTGTCGAGTCGACGCTTAGGAGATGGGGGCTGTTTCGTGCTGGTCCCCTCGGCAGAGGCGAGGCTGCCAGGCTTGTCCGTGGCACTGGCCTAGGAGGAGGTGCACGACCGGGCTTCCCTCCCGGTAGGAGCTACCCCTGCGTCTGCGTCCCGTCAGCCCGGGACCTAGCATGGCCTCTGTCACGtctcccccctcctcctggcACCCCTGGCTCTGCCGCGGCGCTGATGTCTGGGGCTGTGACCCTCCCTGGGTTCTGTGGGGCCAGCACGCCATGGCTCTTGCGGTCAGTTTTGTGGATCCCAGTGGTGCGGAGCTGCAGGGAGGTGTGGAGAGGACACCTTTGCAGCCGGCCTGAGCATGGCACAGCCCTCTTGGTGGGGTGTTCTAGCAGCTGCCAGAGCACCTGTGGGCCCGGCTCATCTACCAGCTCTGCTGGGGTTGGTCCTGCCTTCCTGTGGGTGTGTGGACCCCAGGGCGGCTGGGCTCCTCCCTGAGCAGACAGTGCTGTCCCCTGACCCACTTGGTCATTTTCCTTCAGAAGGACATCCTGATGCACAGGTGGCGTTACCCGTCCCTCTCCCTCCACGGGATTGAAGGTGCCTTCTCTGGCTCGGGGGCCAAGACTGTGATTCCTCGCAAAGTGATCGGCAAGTTCTCCATCAGGCTCGTGCCAAACATGACTCCTGAACTGGTCAGCGAGCAGGCACGTGGGTCGCTGGGGCGTGGGGAGGGGCTGCCGTGCACCCAGAGACTGTCCCTAGGGCTCCGCATGTGTCCGCCTGCACACCTGCACCTGTATAGCCTTGTAGCTTGGCTCTTGCCAACTCAGCACTTGCTAGAAAAAGCAGTTCAGAAgctaatcagagagaaaagccaaataaaaagGCATCACATGTGAGTGACCTTTGTCACTGCTGAGGCATGCTAGAATCTatctctgacctctgacctcttgACCTCATCCTCCGGCTTCAAGGCAAATGCTGACTTTGGCTGAATCTGTTGTGGTGAGAGTCCAAGTCCGAGGTGAGCAGCTGGGGGGCAGAGTCCAGAGGGgagggcccagagagggcagcGTCTAGTATCTGAAAGTCAGCCGGGCTTGCGGGGAGCCGCCCTGCCCTCACCCGGGAGGTTTCCTGGGGAGATGGGGTCAGGAGCTTCCTTGTTGGGAGGGAAACAGGGCTGCTCTCCAGGCTAAGGACTGAGATTTTCCCGTCACGAGGTGTCTCTGGATCTGCATCTGGCTCTGGTTTTGCTCTAGATGTGATCATTTTTGTAAAGCAAGTTAaggaacattttctttaaaattgatttaaatagTATCATCATATGGGATTTAAATATTAACATCATATGGGAACATCTATGTAAAGGGTGAGTTGCTTGAAATTAAAACATTACCTTTTACTTGCAAATAACTGAATTTTGTTTCTTGATAAAATCCCGTTTTCTGTCATCACAGTTATGGAGATCAGTGTTTAGCAGCAGCAAATGAGACCCACTGCAGACCCGTAGACTCACTGTAGACCCCTCATAGACCCATTGTAGACCCACTGTAGACCCGCCCCCTGGATACTGTTGTGGAGTAGGTCACCAGCAACGGATCAGAGGCCAAGCTTGTTAAGACATTGTCTCTCCTGTCTACGGTTCAGGTTACGAGCTACTTGACCAAGAAGTTTGCTGAACTGCACAGTCCCAACAAGTTCAAGGTGTACATGAGCCACGGCGGGAAGCCCTGGGTATCCGACTTCAACCACCCTCACTACATGGCTGGGAGAAGAGCCCTGAAGACAGGTCAGTCGTCCTCCTTGGGGACTGATAGGCCCCGGCAGATCGTGTGGGCGCGTAGCTGTGTCTGCTGCGTCTCTGCGGGCTGGGCCGTGCCACCTCCGACCTTGGGAGCAGGGCCGCTGTCCCGGGGCTTTCAGGGGCCTGGACTCGGGGTTGCTGAACAGTAGATCAGAGGCAGATCTCTGGCCTCGCAGCCCTGCAGCTTTCTTTTATTCCGTTCTCCCTCAGTGTTTGGTATTGAGCCGGACTTGACCAGGGAAGGTGGCAGCATCCCTGTGACTTTGACGTTTCAGGAGGCCACGGGCAAGAACGTCATGCTCTTGCCCGTGGGGTCAGCTGACGACGGAGCCCACTCCCAGAACGAGAAGCTCAACAGGTGAGGGCAGGAAAGAGGGTCTGTCTTGACTGGGTGGGTCAGTCAGGGACTAAGAGGCAGAGAAGGGCCTTgcttggagggagggggagaggacagAGCCTCAGGTGTTAGGAAACAAGGCGGAGGCCTCGTATCCAGACagacgggggggggggcgctgtgGTCCAGGTGCGGCCCTCCACACGAAGTGCCGGCGGAGAGCCGTGCGTTCCGTAGACCAGGACCAGGGCGGGTCCCTGGTGGGGCAGTCAGACTGGACTTGAGAACCGAGGCAAGCAGCAGTGAGGGCCAGCACGCCAGGACGGTGGGAGGTCCGCTCCCGGAAGGAACGCGGCGTGGGCCCGAGCTCGGGACGCCAGCCAGTGTGACGCCTGTTGCTCCCCGTCAGGCGCAACTACATCGAAGGGACCAAGGTGCTGGCCGCCTACCTGCACGAAGTGTCCCAGCTGAAGGACTGAGCGCCGCCCTCCGCCTGCCGCCTCTCCCTGCTCCCGCCGCTCGGGAAAGTGGACGCCcgtctccctccttctctctcatcTGATTCTGCAGGCCTCCGGGAGTGGGCGCGAGAGCCCCCGCCTGCCTCGGGGTGGCGTCCCCTGTCCCGGCGGCGATAAAGACGCCGTCCTGGGGGCTCGTGAACGACCCCGGGTGACAGCGGCATCCTCACAGGTGGCCAGCGTCACTTGGTCTCCAGGAAATAGCCGAGGCCTAAAAGCACACGTTCTGTGGACGGTTCTGGTCGCGGTCCACGTAGGCTAAAGAGAGGACCCGGTGCTTCCGGGccccccctctgcccccagcgTCAGGGCCGCACGCACCTGGAACGTTGCGTCACGGGCACCTGGTGCCTCGGGGGCCACCCTTTCTGATCCCTTTCTGTCTCGGGCACGTACTGTCCTTTTCTCGAGACCTTGACCATTCCTGGTGTTGCGTATCTTCTCTTTAGTACGGTCCCTCAACACCTAACCCTGACTGGGAGGGGTATCGGCTCTCAACCTGTGTTGCTGAATAAAAAGTGGAAGCGGAGCCTCTGGAGCCGTGGCTGCTGGGGCGCCTCCCTCCGCGGCCCCGCGTCTGTGGAGGCGAGGGGGGTGCTGCGGGGGCTGGCGAGCGGGGGCCGGGCCCGCAACGCCAGCGCCTGTCTCGCGCGCCCCTCCACGTCCCCGCTCCTGCTGCCGAGCCTCGCGAGAGCCAGTCTGGCTGGTTTAAACCAAGTGGTCCgctggccctggggagggaggcggAGGCCGGAGGAAACGCCCCAGGAGGCGCCCGGCCTTGTTGATGGTGAAGTCCACGTTTATCGTAAAGTCTGTGTGCTGGGCGTCCTGACCCATAGGCCAGGACGGTGGGGACGGGTGCTGTGTATGGCCCTGCGACACCCGACGCGTAGTAGGACGGAGGGGAAGTCACGCTTTCAGCCCAGGGCCCCTCCTTCAGTGCCCGGCTCCTCCTCTGCCCTGGAGTCCCCTCCGTGGTGCCCTCCGCAGCCCTGTGAGCTGCAGCCTCCCGTCTCCTTCCTCACCACCCGTCCTTCTAGTCCTCGGGGAGGCTGCCCTCCAGGGACCAGTCCTTGGAGTCACCTGCTCAGGGTCTGTGCACCTGAACTCTGGTTTCAAGCTAGGGAAGAAGCTTTACTCAGTGCTTGTGAAATGCATTCGTCCCGCTGCCCTTTGGGAGGGGAGGTTGTCCCCAGTTGTGAAATCTGGAACCTGCCCTGGTTGCTGTTCCTTCGCAGCAGGAAACTGAGTGCTAGTAAGAATAGCCTGCCTGGTCTCATTTAGAAAAAGACAGAACCTACCGGGCGGCATTGCTGACCCAGGAGAGAAGGAGCCGAGAGGAGCCCTGGCCTCAAGGAAACCTGAGCGTCTCCGCGTGACCAAGGGAAAGTctgagttcctgttgctcttgCTCTTTGGCCACGGCACCGGGAAAGGATGGTAGACGTGTCAGGATCCTTAAACCATATGTACTAGCGAGGCCGCTGTGACTGAGATGACACAGGCTTCAAGGTGATGACAGGCTTCTCGGATAGTTTGTCGGGCAGGTGGGGCTCCCTGGCTTCGTGTCAGGGCCGTGGCCTCTGCTCTGGCCTGCAGCCGTAGCCTGTGGGAAGGAGGGACGGGGGAAGACAGGCTTCCTCACTCCCGGGCACCGTCCAGAGTTTACATCTTTCTCGGGTGGCCACACAGCCACTCGTAACTGCGCAGGAGGCAGGACAGCTGTCCGGATGGAGTTCTGTCCCTGCGGGAGAGGAGGACATGCTGGGGAGTCAACCTTTATGTGCGTCTGTTGCCCAATGGTTGTACCATGACCTTTGTgccaaggaaaacaggaaaaacaatgaACATCTGGCATTAGAAAGAGGAAGGAC
It contains:
- the CNDP2 gene encoding cytosolic non-specific dipeptidase — translated: MSALSALFKYVDENQDRYVKKLAEWVAIQSVSAWPEKRGEIRRMMEVAAADIKQLGGSVELVDIGNQKLPDGSEIALPPILLGKLGSDPQKKTVCIYGHLDVQPAALEDGWDSEPFTLVERDGRLYGRGATDDKGPVAGWLNALEAFKKTSQEVPVNVRFCLEGMEESGSEGLDALIFAQKDAFFKDVDYVCISDNYWLGKNKPCITYGLRGICYFFIEVECSDRDLHSGVYGGSVHEAMTDLITLMGCLMDQKGKILVPGISEAVAPVTEEELELYDKIDFDLEEYARDVGAETLLHDGKKDILMHRWRYPSLSLHGIEGAFSGSGAKTVIPRKVIGKFSIRLVPNMTPELVSEQVTSYLTKKFAELHSPNKFKVYMSHGGKPWVSDFNHPHYMAGRRALKTVFGIEPDLTREGGSIPVTLTFQEATGKNVMLLPVGSADDGAHSQNEKLNRRNYIEGTKVLAAYLHEVSQLKD